Proteins from one Candidatus Uhrbacteria bacterium genomic window:
- a CDS encoding O-antigen ligase family protein, which produces MIAFGFIATVLFGVLAWRDLKTTLLFLVAAAPIYLWRFDVLGIPTTMLEVWVWIFFAAWVIRSLKEKPWRLARCTPSAFLSLRLPITVILAAGILSLFIAPDFFAALGILKAYFVEPLILFVALVSILKRDDLPRLLAALAGSVLVLSLGGLAQTFTGLGIPAPWDIEGRITSVFAYPNALGLFVAPIISALLVFGRKPRAFFVWAIAFGINAIVAAETEAALVAIPASLVLVAFLSQKKSLRTGVLAIGVAFLLAVLLSSSIKDKVTLRDWSGEVRRSQWSETWIMLTDEPVQFIFGAGLSGYPRAIEPYHKDTRFEIFQYPHNIFLNIWVELGLLGLLGFLLLAYTLAKIVWRHRQDRFVLAGTAALLTMFVHGLVDVPYFKNDLAILTWSFVAVIILATHKPETV; this is translated from the coding sequence ATGATCGCGTTTGGTTTTATTGCCACCGTGCTCTTTGGTGTATTGGCATGGAGAGACTTGAAGACGACCCTTCTCTTTCTTGTCGCCGCCGCGCCTATCTACCTGTGGCGTTTTGATGTTCTTGGCATCCCAACCACCATGCTTGAAGTGTGGGTATGGATATTTTTTGCAGCATGGGTCATTCGCTCACTCAAAGAGAAACCCTGGCGTCTTGCTCGTTGTACACCAAGTGCGTTCCTATCTCTTCGACTCCCCATTACTGTAATTCTTGCGGCAGGTATTCTCTCCCTTTTCATCGCCCCGGATTTTTTTGCGGCATTGGGAATTCTGAAAGCGTACTTCGTGGAGCCACTTATTCTTTTTGTCGCCCTCGTCTCCATCCTGAAACGCGACGACCTTCCGCGTCTTTTGGCTGCACTCGCGGGAAGTGTCCTGGTCCTATCCCTCGGAGGACTCGCGCAAACTTTTACAGGGCTTGGAATTCCCGCCCCGTGGGACATTGAGGGACGCATCACGAGCGTCTTTGCGTATCCCAACGCGCTCGGACTTTTCGTGGCACCCATCATAAGCGCCTTGTTGGTGTTTGGTAGAAAGCCGCGTGCGTTTTTTGTGTGGGCCATCGCTTTTGGCATCAACGCCATTGTGGCGGCAGAGACCGAAGCTGCATTGGTGGCTATTCCGGCCTCACTCGTTCTTGTTGCCTTTCTTTCGCAAAAGAAATCTCTACGCACGGGCGTCCTTGCCATAGGCGTGGCATTCCTCCTTGCCGTGCTTCTGTCTTCCTCCATTAAAGACAAGGTGACTCTGCGTGATTGGTCTGGAGAAGTGCGGCGATCGCAATGGAGTGAAACGTGGATCATGCTCACAGACGAGCCCGTGCAGTTTATTTTCGGTGCCGGTCTGTCGGGCTATCCCAGAGCGATAGAGCCGTACCATAAAGACACGCGATTCGAAATCTTCCAATACCCACACAATATTTTCCTAAACATCTGGGTAGAGCTTGGGCTCCTGGGGCTCCTGGGATTTCTCCTCCTTGCGTACACCCTCGCAAAAATCGTCTGGCGGCACCGGCAGGATCGGTTCGTCCTTGCGGGAACCGCGGCGTTACTTACCATGTTTGTTCACGGTCTTGTCGATGTGCCGTACTTTAAAAACGATCTGGCCATCCTCACATGGAGTTTCGTCGCCGTCATCATTCTCGCGACACACAAACCAGAAACGGTATGA
- a CDS encoding flippase, with product MTAMASIAKNYAVQFGGRVVGVLLGLVTLALMTRALGDAGYGEFTTATTYLQMVAIVVDAGLTLTFLQLLSQDDVDESRLARAFFGLRLALGVVLLGTAAGLAFLTPYPPAIQWAIAVGSLSYLALSASGMLTGIFQKHLEMKRAVRAEMIGRLCTLALVWYVAAAEFGVVAMMAATTVGNVVQLLATLREARPFVSLLPTVDLSIWRTALRQSWPIGVSIFFNLLYLKSDIIILGFYFPQSEVGIYGAGYRFVDVFTALPVMYMGLVLPQMASAWANKQREIFQTFFQRTFDVFALFVLPLVVGTPFVANALMRLIAGEEFARSGPILSLLMLALIPIFFGALSGHAVVAIHKQRAVIGWYALTAVFALAGYFLLIPRFGLPAAALMTVASELMINLLTTMVVLRTSHTRLSLHFAGVALGASAIMALVLWALPSLSLFPTVFIGTTLYVAAVMALGGVRPAMVRELLFST from the coding sequence ATGACCGCCATGGCTTCTATTGCGAAAAACTATGCTGTGCAGTTCGGCGGGCGAGTAGTGGGTGTTCTGCTCGGACTCGTTACCCTGGCCCTCATGACACGTGCGCTTGGCGACGCTGGATATGGAGAATTCACCACCGCTACGACCTACTTGCAGATGGTGGCCATTGTCGTGGACGCTGGGCTTACGCTTACATTTCTCCAACTCCTCTCCCAAGATGACGTAGACGAGAGTCGGCTGGCGCGCGCATTTTTTGGTTTGCGTCTTGCCCTTGGTGTTGTCTTGCTTGGCACGGCGGCAGGACTTGCTTTTCTCACTCCTTACCCGCCGGCTATTCAGTGGGCAATCGCGGTAGGCTCGTTAAGCTACCTCGCCCTCTCAGCTTCGGGGATGCTTACAGGGATTTTCCAAAAGCATTTGGAGATGAAGCGCGCGGTGCGTGCAGAGATGATCGGTCGCCTCTGCACCCTGGCCCTTGTGTGGTACGTCGCCGCTGCCGAGTTTGGCGTCGTGGCCATGATGGCGGCCACGACCGTGGGGAACGTGGTTCAGCTCCTCGCAACCCTGCGCGAGGCGCGTCCGTTTGTCTCTCTGCTCCCCACGGTAGACCTCTCCATATGGCGCACAGCTCTTCGTCAGTCGTGGCCGATCGGCGTGTCTATTTTCTTCAATCTTCTGTATCTTAAAAGCGACATCATCATTCTTGGATTTTATTTCCCGCAATCAGAGGTGGGAATCTATGGTGCCGGCTACCGATTTGTGGATGTGTTCACGGCACTTCCCGTCATGTACATGGGGCTTGTGCTGCCGCAGATGGCTTCGGCATGGGCGAATAAACAGAGAGAGATTTTTCAGACCTTCTTTCAGCGAACGTTTGATGTCTTCGCTCTTTTTGTCCTCCCGCTCGTCGTCGGCACGCCGTTTGTGGCAAACGCCCTCATGCGCCTTATTGCTGGGGAAGAGTTTGCACGCTCCGGCCCCATTCTTTCTCTTCTCATGCTGGCTCTTATCCCCATATTCTTTGGGGCATTGAGCGGACATGCGGTGGTCGCCATCCATAAGCAGCGCGCGGTCATCGGGTGGTACGCGCTCACCGCCGTCTTTGCTCTTGCCGGCTACTTCCTTCTTATTCCGCGCTTCGGCCTCCCCGCCGCCGCACTCATGACGGTAGCAAGCGAACTCATGATTAACCTGCTTACCACAATGGTGGTGCTCCGCACTTCACACACGCGCCTCTCACTCCATTTTGCAGGAGTTGCTCTTGGCGCAAGTGCCATTATGGCTCTCGTGCTTTGGGCTCTTCCCTCCCTTTCCCTTTTCCCAACGGTGTTTATCGGCACCACGCTCTATGTAGCCGCCGTTATGGCTTTGGGCGGTGTGCGTCCGGCAATGGTCCGCGAACTTCTTTTTAGCACCTAG
- a CDS encoding PH domain-containing protein: MAHAIVTKLEPGETVVLIRRAHWIVPLKIILTALVLFAVPLGVYQLIVFAAPALLDHTVARPILLLLTVTYTLAVWLFSFTDFIDYFLDVWILTSGRVLNIEQHGLFRRTASELNLSSIQDVTAETKGILQTFFKFGDVFVQTAAEHERFHMKQIARPDEMKMKIMELSEKDRIHEQGVGTPAKA; this comes from the coding sequence ATGGCCCACGCAATAGTCACAAAACTCGAGCCGGGCGAAACGGTCGTTCTGATCCGTCGCGCACATTGGATCGTCCCCTTGAAAATCATTCTCACCGCCCTCGTGCTTTTTGCCGTGCCGCTTGGCGTTTATCAACTCATTGTTTTTGCTGCCCCCGCTCTCCTAGATCACACGGTCGCCCGGCCGATTCTCCTCCTCCTTACGGTGACCTATACTCTTGCCGTGTGGCTGTTTTCTTTCACAGATTTTATTGATTACTTTTTGGATGTCTGGATTCTGACCAGCGGCCGCGTGCTGAACATTGAGCAACACGGCTTGTTCCGCCGCACCGCGTCCGAACTCAACCTCTCTTCTATCCAAGATGTCACCGCCGAAACCAAAGGCATCCTGCAAACATTTTTCAAGTTTGGCGACGTATTCGTACAGACGGCCGCCGAACATGAACGCTTCCACATGAAACAGATCGCGCGTCCAGACGAAATGAAGATGAAAATTATGGAACTCTCGGAAAAAGACCGTATCCACGAGCAGGGGGTTGGCACACCGGCAAAGGCGTGA
- the ruvB gene encoding Holliday junction branch migration DNA helicase RuvB, translating into MLERTEEQLASPVTPQNTNNEERSFEMRLRPETLEEFVGQEELKENLHIFLEAAKARQEPLEHVLLYGNPGLGKTTLAHVLAREMGANIRITSGPALERVGDLAAILSNLGPGDILFIDEIHRLNKMIEEVLYPAMEDFVLDLVVGKGPTARTLRLNLEPFTLIGATTRLSLLSSPMRDRFGATYHLNFYTPAELERIVHQSAAKMSIPMEHEAASVIASRARRTPRVANRLLKRARDFAEVRGSGTVTAESALAALEMLAIDPLGLDAADRHILHTLVEKFGGGPVGLSTLAAATQEETDTLEDVHEPFLLQLGFLERSARGRKATPRAYEHLGLPCPAVSPSLL; encoded by the coding sequence ATGCTCGAGCGGACAGAAGAACAACTCGCCTCTCCAGTCACTCCACAAAATACAAATAACGAGGAGCGGTCGTTTGAAATGCGTTTGCGTCCAGAGACCCTTGAAGAGTTCGTTGGACAAGAAGAGCTGAAGGAAAATCTGCATATCTTCCTTGAAGCGGCGAAGGCACGGCAAGAGCCTCTGGAGCACGTGCTTCTCTACGGCAATCCTGGATTAGGAAAAACGACCCTCGCCCACGTCCTTGCGAGAGAAATGGGCGCCAACATCCGCATTACAAGCGGGCCAGCGCTTGAGCGCGTGGGCGATTTGGCTGCTATCCTTTCCAATCTCGGTCCGGGCGACATCCTTTTCATTGACGAAATCCACCGCCTTAACAAAATGATCGAAGAAGTCCTCTACCCCGCAATGGAAGATTTTGTGCTTGATCTCGTGGTGGGAAAGGGACCGACGGCGCGCACTCTCCGGTTGAACCTTGAGCCGTTCACGCTTATCGGCGCCACCACGCGCCTCTCCTTGCTTTCAAGCCCCATGCGTGATCGTTTCGGCGCCACCTATCACCTCAACTTTTACACTCCGGCAGAGCTTGAGCGCATCGTGCACCAAAGCGCAGCGAAAATGAGCATCCCTATGGAACACGAGGCGGCATCGGTCATTGCATCACGCGCACGCCGCACCCCGCGCGTCGCAAATCGTCTGCTGAAGCGCGCACGCGACTTTGCCGAAGTCCGCGGAAGCGGCACCGTCACGGCAGAGAGCGCGCTTGCAGCGCTCGAGATGCTCGCGATTGATCCACTTGGCCTGGACGCCGCAGACCGGCACATTTTACATACGCTCGTGGAGAAGTTCGGCGGCGGCCCTGTGGGTCTTTCCACTCTCGCTGCCGCCACTCAAGAAGAAACGGACACACTTGAAGACGTACATGAACCATTTTTACTCCAGCTTGGATTCCTGGAACGCTCCGCACGCGGCCGCAAAGCCACCCCTCGAGCGTACGAACATCTCGGTCTTCCCTGTCCCGCAGTTTCCCCCTCCCTCTTATGA